ATACATGTATTAATATGAAAGGGAGAACTTTGTTTTCACCTGGTGTCCCTGTTTGACAATTTGGTTTCACCAGGTGTCTCTGTTTGACAATTGACAATCTCAGAGCATATGAAAAACTGTGCTATTTCCTATTAATATGTCCATACGGTTCATGAGTGTGTCTTAGTGGAAGATAAAATAAATAGCTCAAACATGTTATTCTATGTGTGGATGGGGCATTAAAAGGTATTTCTATTTTACCTAATCTCTGAGACATTTTTGGACATACGAAAAGATCTTTAGGCAGTTTTGTCCCATTAAGACTGATTTCATTTCTATGTGCTTTCTTTTCTATAAATTAGATAAAGCTCTTTGACATGTATCTTTACTCCACAGCTTCAAGAGTTGGCAACTCAGTTGATTGATCTATGGAATCTGATGGATACCTCCATAGAAGAAAGGAAATTGTTTGATCATGTTACCTGTAACATGTCAGCTTCAGTTGATGAAGTGACTGTCCCTGGTGCTCTTGCTATGGATCTGATTGAGCAGGTATGAAGTCTTCTAGGAAATAGATATACAGGTTTGAATGAACTGTGGGAGCTGTTTACTTATTTTATTGTCATACGTTCAAGGCTGAGGTTGAAGTGGAAAGGCTCGATCAGCTGAAAGCCAGCAGAATGAAAGAGATTGCCTTCAAAAAGCAAGCAGAACTTGAAGAAATATATGCATCTGCACATATAGAAATAGATCCAGAAGCTGCACGAGACAAAATCATGGCGCTGATTGATTCTGGAAATGTTGAGCCTGCTGAGTTGTTGGCTAACATGGACAACCAGATAGCAATATCCAAAGAAGAAGCTCTTAGCAGAAAAGAAATTTTGGACAAGGTTGAGAAATGGATGTCAGCATGTGAGGAAGAGAGTTGGCTTGAGGATTACAATCGGGTATTCATGATTCTGTCCTTTCTCTTGAGCATAAATAAGTCTAAGTGGGTGATTTTATTTCTTAGAAGTatcacttcaatttcaattATATCAGCTTACTGAACTGTTGAATCTATTAGGTTAGAGAGGAAAGGAAAATATAGTTAACTGAGGAAGGATATAATGTTGGTGTCGAACTTATTTGTATCATTACCTACTTGGGGCTAAAACTAATTAGCTGTCTTTTGCTATCACAGGATGAAAATAGGTACAATGCCAGCAGAGGTGCACACTTGAACCTCAAGCGTGCAGAGAAAGCTCGGATTTTGGTAAACAAAATTCCAGGTATCTATAGAATCAGAGAATCACCAGATTTGTCAGAATTAACTTTTAAGTTTTAACAGATATTTCATAACCATTCATatcttttttctaattttttttaaagcactCGTGGACACCTTGGTTGCCAAAACACGTGCATGGGAGGAAGATCGGGGCATGCAATTTTCTTATGATGGAGTTCCCCTATTGGCCATGCTAGATGAATATGCCATGCTCAGGcaggaaagagaagaagaaaaacggAGACTTAGGGTAAGTTTCAAGTGATAACTATGTGGACCAAGCACACTGTTGAGATTAGATCAACTTGTTTTTAGTTACTTGGTATGGTAGATCTCGGTTGCTAACGGAGGTTACAACCATTGAACATGACAGGATCAAAAGAAGTTCAACGAGCAGCAAAACACAGAACAAGACACTGTCTTTGGCTCAAGGTCCAGCCCTGCTCGACCAGTTGGTACAAAGAAGGTGGTGGGTCCTCGTGCAAATGGAGGTGCAAATGGCACTCCCAACAGACGGCTATCCTTGAATGCTCATCAAAATGGCAGCAGGTCCAGCACTAAAGAGGGGAGAAGGGACAGTACTAGTAGACCAGCAGCTCCTGTTAACTATGTTGCCGTATCAAAAGAGGATGCTGCCTCCCACATTTCTGGTGCTGAACCAGTTCCAGCTTCGCCGTAACAAGACAGATCTGCATGTTCAAGGCATTTTGATACCACTGTTGTTACTACTAGGAGGTTGTTGTAATGAAATAGTTGTGAAAAACAAGAATTGGAGAGTGAACTGTTTCTAGTTGTGTGTTCTATTGGCAGTTTTAAGCTGTTGTATAATCCATGGAGCTATACTTGTTCATTTTAGAATATATCGATGTATTACCTCTGAAAAATCATTTTGGCAGATCAGCATCCTGTGCATCTATCTACTTAATTCATAGTAAATGGGTTTAGAGGGTATGAACTTTTGGTTGTTGCCATAATTGTGCTGGAGTAAGACGATCTGGATGTTGAACTACTGCTGAACCATTTACAGCAGAAGCACTCAAAACAAAGCTTGATGATTGCCTTTTGAGTTCCATAATCTTGGGTCACATGCAGCTTGTGGAAAATAAAGCCTCGGTGAATAAGAACCACTCTTCCCTCTATTAGCATTAGTATTTGTGAATCTGAAATTTGGCATGAAAACAATTAGTCTGAAGCAAGATTCACGATTATGCTCAGTTTGTCGCGAAACTTGCAAACAATGTTCTTCTTTTACTCATATTGATCAGTTGTGAAATTAGCAATAGTGCAGAATAAGAAACAAACTGTGATGGAGAGGCAATCATTTACTCTTTTAGATTCTACTTGAACCAACTCTCCATATAACTATGACAATTGACACTGACGGTTGTGGTTCCATAAGCACTGAGAATCTCTTCACACAccataaaaaatacaaaatataagCTTGTTTATTctaatttacaaaataaagaatattaataaattcatatataataatataatattaataatatttttaaagtctaaaaaataacttacttttaaaaaataaagtcatttttcttaaaaataattattttccatTTGATCATGTAAGTATTCATTTATTGAGTGCATTTCATttcataaaatagaaaaatgataGGATATAATTAAACaagaattataataatacaACATAGTTTAAGTCAATATAAGAAGTCAGGTTAAAACTCTGATAACCCCTTggctttcactttttttttttttaatttttaaaagagaaaaacaacaacaaaaggaAATGCCAGTTTTTCCTAAAACTAAAAgctttttttttcccaaaaatAATTGGATTTCATAAAAGGTTGACACCCAACATTACAAGAGGCCCAAGTTTTAGATTATAGTTGGAAACTAAAGAAAGCCCATGGCCCAAATACAAACTAGCCCAATTGAAACCCTAGCATTTAGAGGGGTACCAGGAGAGGGTGTCGCTGGCCAACGCCAACGCCAAATTCCAGCTGAACGCTCAGTATACAGATTTGTTACAAACTGAAGCACATCATCCTAGGTCTAGAAGCTTTGAGCAAAAAAGATCCTAACTAGAGAGAGTTGAAACCAAGAACCAACGAGGGGAGGCTTTTTTCGTTTCTTagaataaaacaataaaaaaacacaaaatcacCTGCCATAATCCTTTTTTTGACAAGGAAACTATCCAGAACTCAATAATCTCAATATGATTATCGAGACAGACGAAAATCATTAGAATTCTCCTGCTATTAAAATGAAACTAAACAATTGAAAGTTGGTGAAATGTAAGTACATTTATAAAAAATGGTCCATAGAAAATTCAAAATCTGCCTTCAAttgcttttaaaaaataattatagtattttcaaTACGCAAACacggaaaaattaaaaaaaatataaaacatcctcaaaaaatttaataagtatTATAGAGATTGTTTACATCACATTATGAGAAGATAAGTAAAATCTCACTAAATTACACTCTTGTTTTCGAGAGGCTCAGTATTCGGATTGGACGAGGAACTGAAGGAAGAATGCTCGCTAGTATTTCTGTTTATATTGAATTATCCTAATGAGTATAAACTCGTGAAAAGTAAAAACAGAGAAGAAGTTACATgcagtttttatgaaaataaataattacaagaaatagtaaaaataaaattgaaaaaaataaagggctaaaaatggaattgaaaaaaataaagagttttTATAATACGATTTCAACGACCGATTTTAAATGCTACACGCTGCAATTATCATGAAAATGATAGGAAGGTGAAATGGTATGAGGAGCATAAAATCAGTCTACACGTGCCCCAAACCTCTAAAACCATCCCTTTCGAATAAGAAAAATTGAAGACTAGCTAAACTCTAATATTATATAACAATTGCAGATTGCCATAATCTGTCGCCATAAAACAGGATCACATGATAAAGGATCCaatgaatgaaaatataatCCAAATCTCAAAATG
The genomic region above belongs to Manihot esculenta cultivar AM560-2 chromosome 3, M.esculenta_v8, whole genome shotgun sequence and contains:
- the LOC110612315 gene encoding 65-kDa microtubule-associated protein 1, whose amino-acid sequence is MAVTDGHNPLLGETTCGTLLQKLQEIWDEVGESDEERDKMLLQIEQECLDVYKKKVEQAAKSRSQLIQALSDAKIELASLLSALGEKSFVGIPQSEKSSGTIKEQLAAIAPALEQLWKQKEDRVKEFSDVQSQIQKICGEISGNLNVNEAPAVDETDLSLKKLDEYHSKLQELQKEKSDRLQKVLEFVSSVHDLCAVLGIDFFSTVTEVHPSLNDSTAVQCKSISNDTLARLAKTVLALKEDKKQRLHKLQELATQLIDLWNLMDTSIEERKLFDHVTCNMSASVDEVTVPGALAMDLIEQAEVEVERLDQLKASRMKEIAFKKQAELEEIYASAHIEIDPEAARDKIMALIDSGNVEPAELLANMDNQIAISKEEALSRKEILDKVEKWMSACEEESWLEDYNRDENRYNASRGAHLNLKRAEKARILVNKIPALVDTLVAKTRAWEEDRGMQFSYDGVPLLAMLDEYAMLRQEREEEKRRLRDQKKFNEQQNTEQDTVFGSRSSPARPVGTKKVVGPRANGGANGTPNRRLSLNAHQNGSRSSTKEGRRDSTSRPAAPVNYVAVSKEDAASHISGAEPVPASP